From a region of the Alosa sapidissima isolate fAloSap1 chromosome 9, fAloSap1.pri, whole genome shotgun sequence genome:
- the LOC121718902 gene encoding zinc finger protein 569-like isoform X5 — translation MDLGLPSSSGCAETHQVDLSFILKKENIKEEEYDHMISCPDETPRSTYNETLRTTVKTEEEEQQLDQLESKGASDHSQQRIQGQNDELNLQLEGRLHQRTVGRKSFRALTELEKAPTHYAHTVGKPHNCFQCGRGFSHASSLSRHMRDHKGEELSRETQMLEEQTEGKAHKCSQCGKGFSHLSSLSRHMRDHKTEKPRETLMFTQTTGKPHKCSRCRKCFSYMSSFSRHMHEHDEEEQSRVTQVLETQTEDKRYKCYQCGKGFSEFLALRYHKELHAKEKTHECTRCRKGFAHRSSLSRHMHEHVGEEPSRKTQVLETQTHECPRCRKGFSHKSSLSRHMLEHKGEIPSETLMPTPTEGKPHKCSHCGRGFSHMSSLSRHMRDHKGAKSLKRN, via the exons ATGGATCTCGGACTTCCCTCAAGTTCTGGCTGTGCTGAAACACACCAGGTTGATCTGAGTTTTAtattgaaaaaagaaaacatcaaaGAGGAGGAATATGATCATATGATTTCATGTCCAGATGAGACACCGAGGTCTACTTACAATGAAACGCTACGGACAACAGTGAAGActgaagaggaggagcagcagctCGACCAGCTGGAAAGTAAG GGTGCATCAGACCACTCGCAACAGAGGATCCAAGGACAGAATGATGAACTCAACCTGCAACTCGAAGGAAGGCTGCACCAACGCACAGTTGGCAGGAAGAGTTTCAGAGCCCTTACTGAACTTGAGAAAGCCCcgacacactatgcacacactgtAGGGAAGCCTCATAACTGTTTCCAGTGTGGAAGAGGTTTCTCACACGCGTCAAGTCTTTCACGCCACATGCGTGATCACAAAGGAGAGGAGCTGAGTCGTGAAACACAAATGCTTGAAGAACAGACTGAAGGGAAGGCTCATAAATgttcccagtgtggaaaaggtttttcaCACTTGTCAAGTCTTTCACGCCACATGCGTGATCACAAAACGGAGAAGCCTCGTGAAACATTAATGTTTACACAGACTACagggaagcctcataaatgttccCGCTGTCGAAAATGTTTTTCATACATGTCAAGTTTTTCACGCCACATGCATGAACACGATGAAGAGGAGCAGAGTCGTGTAACACAAGTTCTTGAAACACAGACTGAAGACAAGCGTTATAAATGTTACCAGTGTGGGAAAGGTTTTTCAGAATTCCTAGCGCTTAGATACCATAAGGAATTACATGCAAAAGAGAAGACTCATGAATGTACCCGCTGTCGAAAAGGTTTTGCTCACAGGTCAAGTCTTTCACGCCACATGCATGAACACGTTGGAGAGGAGCCCAGTCGCAAAACACAAGTGCTAGAAACACAGACTCATGAATGTCCCCGCTGTCGAAAAGGTTTTTCACACAAGTCAAGTCTTTCACGTCACATGCTTGAACACAAAGGAGAGATCCCTAGTGAAACATTAATGCCTACACCAACTGAagggaagcctcataaatgttccCATTGTGGAAGAGGTTTTTCACACATGTCAAGTCTTTCACGCCACATGCGTGATCACAAAGGGGCGAAAAGCCTAAAAAGAaactaa